One Xiphophorus maculatus strain JP 163 A chromosome 9, X_maculatus-5.0-male, whole genome shotgun sequence DNA segment encodes these proteins:
- the ankmy1 gene encoding ankyrin repeat and MYND domain-containing protein 1 isoform X2, which translates to MAEISGEAVPDTEGEGSSSGGSRVVVFGEERREGFGVQEWPDGSKYEGEFLDDFKHGKGRYSWKNGEFYEGFFYKDLKHGDGEYCWPSGHKFIGKFYLNRKEGYGHLKYPGGAIFQGLYHSDHRFGPGVFSYPDGNQDVGLWIGQRLLKLCSSLEEGFSLLNFPDYAAFMQSSDRDHFFIKSDVDEDLLSDESFIYPPGIERYSTDGDHLPLPPGRKRELDRVFHGEKWEPEAHPYQGYKRDPLSAFPVHIRMKANIREHRLQTETVGWNVTDLLSLKGDSFGPKGPLEVSSELLIQHSFRGELRAVSQILQKGAVYPDVADARGQTALIAATVNSHNDVIHLLLDSGADIDKMNDERMSALAVCHVLYYPFDSLLSTLIKPPTDTPVSMSPPGETSSPINQADIPSKLTDLNIESQITDMNQNQNQNMTDQSSLSQLTEQAPEEPPVHISHYQNGEIPADSEQLEEEEWKETGTDEGYDATDKSGDEQSVREAAESELEKLKDELNRDVENLIDSENREITVEDLGEHISLGSGQEVPVEGEDHDLTRNQILDSSCSIRSSDIAESEEMLQQSAELLTLARRPPQCDLQEIIRKMTVEEIEPRVRLTTLMLLLDRGADPNCCRVPLPILFLPIMAGDTEVVHKLLMCGARTDICLPMHIKGFYPLHVAAALHGSEGAQITEMLLHAVTEPDSRACDQEEIYQPDLAFMGDKDWVDVLEDLHLTDGGRTALHIACQRDEDYSNACKVVELLLSHGARTDLLWSGHSPLSLAIASGNDAAVEEILKAGADPNLPLGWRVGSALCALVNFNYRSGGNRIKMFDMLAKAGANILMQVPVGEVEGTAIDFANFSFQLERDLLKKWRQLLALMANLLRESALTQRNLQLTAPEDETPSKRIAQGKASPKPMKPPLFRFCYHCGRSAFVKLMICGRCQRVYFCSKTCKMKAWDESHKEQCLQMAANLDAHQKRSSCRPRISRIVTIKRYKPEPPKPLTKAEQAMADQIFLKENYSLN; encoded by the exons ATGGCAGAAATCAGCGGTGAAGCTGTTCCAGACACAGAGGGGGAAGGCAGCAGTAGCGGCGGCAGTAGAGTCGTCGTCTTCGGCGAAGAGAGGCGAGAAGGCTTCGGTGTTCAGGAGTGGCCCGACGGGTCCAAATATGAGGGCGAATTTTTAGACGATTTCAAACATGGAAAAGGGCGCTACAGCTGGAAAAACGGCGAG TTCTATGAGGGGTTTTTCTACAAGGACCTCAAACATGGCGATGGGGAGTACTGCTGGCCCTCTGGCCACAAGTTCATTGGCAAGTTCTACCTAAACAGAAAGGAGGGATATGGACATTTAAAGTACCCAGGTGGAGCCATCTTTCAG GGTTTGTACCACAGTGACCACAGGTTTGGTCCCGGTGTTTTCTCTTATCCAGATGGGAACCAGGATGTGGGCCTGTGGATCGGGCAGCGCCTGCTAAAACTCTGCTCCTCTTTAGAAGAAGGCTTTAGTCTGCTCAATTTTCCAGATTATGCTGCATTCATGCAGTCCTCTGATCGTGACCATTTTTTCATTAAG TCAGACGTAGACGAAGATCTGCTGTCAGACGAAAGCTTCATCTATCCACCCGGCATCGAGAGGTACTCTACAGATGGCGACCACTTGCCACTTCCTCCTGGCAGGAAAAGAGAGTTGGATCGAGTTTTTCACGGTGAAAAGTGGGAGCCAGAAGCTCATCCATACCAGGGGTACAAAAGGGATCCGCTCTCTGCGTTCCCTGTACACATCCGCATGAAGGCTAACATACGCGAACACAG GCTGCAGACTGAAACTGTCGGCTGGAACGTCACAGACCTCCTCTCTCTGAAGGGGGACAGCTTTGGGCCCAAAGGGCCTCTGGAGGTCAGCTCAGAGCTGCTGATTCAGCACAGCTTCAGAGGGGAGCTGCGTGCCGTGTCACAGATCCTCCAAAAAGGCGCCGTCTACCCGGATGTAGCCGACGCACGGGGACAAACCGCGCTCATCGCTGCAACC GTAAACTCCCATAATGATGTGATCCATCTGTTGCTGGATAGCGGTGCTGATATTGACAAGATGAACGACGAAAGAATGAGCGCCCTGGCTGTGTGCCACGTCCTCTACTATCCCTTTGACTCTCTGCTGTCCACTCTGATCAAGCCGCCCACTGACACTCCA GTATCGATGTCTCCGCCTGGTGAGACCAGTTCTCCGATCAACCAGGCTGACATCCCATCAAAATTGACGGACCTGAACATCGAATCACAGATTACTGACatgaatcagaaccagaaccagaatatGACGGACCAAAGCAGCTTAAGCCAGCTCACTGAGCA GGCACCTGAAGAGCCGCCTGTACACATCTCACATTACCAAAATGGCGAAATCCCTGCAGACTCTGAGCAACttgaggaggaggagtggaAGGAGACGGGAACAGATGAAGGCTACGATGCCACAGACAAATCTGGAGACGAGCAGAGTGTTAGAGAGGCTGCGGAAAGTGAGTTAGAGAAGCTAAAGGATGAGCTCAACAGAGATGTGGAGAATTTAATCGATagtgaaaacagagaaatcaccGTTGAAGATTTGGGTGAACACATTTCTCTGGGGAGTGGGCAGGAAGTCCCAGTCGAG GGCGAAGACCACGATCTGACCCGGAATCAGATCCTTGACTCCTCCTGTTCCATCCGCAGCAGCGACATCGCTGAGTCAGAAGAGATGCTGCAGCAGTCAGCTGAGCTGCTGACCTTGGCTAGGCGACCCCCGCAGTGTGACTTACAGGAGATTATACGCAAAATGACTGTCGAGGAAATTGA GCCCCGTGTTCGTTTAACAACCCTGATGCTGTTACTGGATCGTGGAGCCGACCCCAACTGCTGCAGGGTCCCTCTGCCCATCCTGTTTTTGCCCATCATGGCGGGCGACACTGAGGTCGTCCATAAATTGCTCATGTGTGGAGCTCGTACTGATATTTGCCTTCCAATGCAT ATTAAAGGGTTTTATCCCCTCCACGTTGCTGCAGCGTTGCACGGTTCTGAAGGTGCACAAATTACCGAAATGCTTTTGCACGCTGTCACCGAACCTGACTCTCGGGCATGTGACCAGGAAGAGATCTACCAACCGGATCTG gCCTTCATGGGGGATAAAGATTGGGTGGACGTGCTTGAGGACCTGCATCTGACAGATGGGGGCCGAACTGCCCTGCACATAGCCTGCCAGAGAGACGAGGACTACTCG aatGCCTGTAAAGTGGTGGAGCTCCTGCTTTCCCACGGAGCCAGGACCGACCTCCTCTGGAGCGGACACTCTCCCCTCTCCTTGGCCATAGCGAGCGGCAATGACGCG GCAGTGGAGGAGATCTTAAAGGCAGGCGCAGATCCTAACTTACCTCTGGGCTGGAGGGTGGGCAGTGCTCTCTGCGCCCTCGTCAACTTCAACTACCGCTCAGGTGGCAACAGAATCAAAATG TTTGACATGTTAGCCAAGGCTGGTGCTAATATCCTGATGCAAGTTCCAGTGGGCGAAGTGGAGGGAACCGCTATCGACTTTGCAAACTTCTCCTTCCAGCTG GAGAGGGATCTATTAAAGAAATGGCGCCAACTTCTTGCACTAATGGCGAATCTGTTGAGGGAGAGTGCTCTGACGCAGAGGAACCTTCAACTGACTG CTCCAGAGGACGAGACCCCAAGCAAGCGTATCGCTCAAGGAAAAGCATCACCCAAACCTATGAA GCCGCCATTGTTTAGGTTCTGCTATCACTGCGGCCGCTCTGCGTTTGTGAAGCTGATGATTTGTGGCCGTTGCCAGAGGGTGTACTTCTGCTCCAAGACCTGCAAAATGAAAGCCTGGGATGAAAGTCACAAGGAGCAGTGTCTCCAGATGGCAG CCAATCTCGATGCCCATCAGAAGAGAAGTTCTTGTAGACCCCGCATATCGAGAATCGTAACTATCAAAAGATACAAGCCGGAACCGCCCAAACCGCTCACCAAGGCGGAGCAGGCCATGGCGGACCAGATCTTCCTGAAGGAAAACTACAGTCTCAACTGA
- the stxbp3 gene encoding syntaxin-binding protein 3, producing the protein MAAVSDHGLKRIVWKRIKETIIADCKKSGVWKILILDPFTTKLLSSCCKMSDLMEERITIVEDLFKSREPVPEMKAIYFMTPTSKCVDAFIADFKSKPKYKSAYVYFTDYCPDDLFNKMKNSCARHIRVCKEINISFLPQEAQVFTCDDPGAFRRIYSPHSQDKSKTLETLADQLVTLCATLNEYPGVRYKKDNMLNAQTLAELVDNKLARHYELDDSGKKKEKTQAQLLIVERGFDPVSPILHELTYQAMAYDLIDIQNDTYWYKSKDGLDKEALLNEDDMLWVRLRHNHIAEVSEQIPKMVKEIAASKKQPDGKTTLSNLSQMMRKMPSFRKQVTEKTIHLQLAEDCMKHFSNNVEKLCKAEQDLAVGSDVEGTKVKDPMRTLLPVLLNPFSKHDKIRAVLLYIFSLNGTTDENLNKFIQHVKIEDEREFILNWKELGVPIITTSPSFFSRKPNRRDRSQDETYNLSRWTPVIKDVMEDAVENKLDSRDWPHQSECPAAWNGSGAVSARQRNKTSTQDDRRTGSRLIIFVIGGITYSEMRCAYEVTQAVKSCEVILGSSHILTPISLLEDIKALSKGPMETFTIEERSNA; encoded by the exons atggcagcagTCTCGGATCACGGGCTTAAGCGAATAGTTTGGAAAA GAATAAAAGAGACAATAATTGCAGACTGCAAAAAATCTGGCGTATGGAAG ATTCTGATTTTAGACCCATTCACCACCAAGCTTCTCTCATCATGCTGCAAAATGTCAGACCTGATGGAGGAGAGGATAACAA TTGTGGAGGATCTGTTCAAAAGCAGGGAGCCTGTCCCTGAAATGAAGGCCATCTACTTCATGACACCAACCTCCAAG tgtGTGGACGCCTTTATAGCTGACTTCAAGTCCAAACCTAAATACAAATCAgcttatgtttattttacagact ACTGTCCAGATGACCTCTTCAACAAGATGAAGAATTCCTGTGCAAGGCACATACGGGTCTGcaaggaaataaacatttccttctTACCACAAGAAGCACAG GTGTTCACATGTGACGATCCTGGGGCTTTCCGGAGAATCTACAGTCCTCACAGTCAGGACAAAAGCAAGACATTGGAGACTCTGGCAGACCAGCTCGTCACCCTGTGTGCCACGCTGAACGAATACCCGGGGGTCAGATACAAGAA AGACAACATGCTAAACGCCCAAACTCTAGCAGAGCTGGTGGACAACAAGCTGGCCAGGCACTACGAGTTGGACGACAGTGGGAAGAAAAAG GAGAAGACACAGGCCCAGCTGCTGATAGTAGAAAGAGGTTTTGACCCCGTAAGTCCCATCCTCCATGAGCTCACCTACCAGGCCATGGCCTATGACCTCATTGATATCCAGAATGACACCTACTG GTACAAGTCCAAAGACGGCTTGGATAAGGAAGCCCTGCTGAACGAGGACGACATGCTGTGGGTGCGGCTACGGCACAATCACATCGCCGAGGTTTCAGA ACAGATCCCTAAGATGGTGAAAGAAATAGCCGCCAGCAAGAAACAGCCTGATGGGAAG ACCACATTAAGCAACTTGTCACAAATGATGAGGAAGATGCCCTCATTCCGTAAGCAGGTCACCGAG AAAACGATTCACCTGCAGTTGGCTGAGGACTGCATGAAACATTTCTCAAACAATGTGGAGAAACTCTGCAAAGCTGAGCAG GACCTCGCTGTCGGTTCTGACGTGGAGGGGACAAAGGTGAAAGACCCAATGAGGACTCTGCTGCCGGTGCTGCTCAACCCGTTCAGCAAACATGACAAGATCAGAGCCGTGCTGCTCTACATCTTCAGCCTGAACG GAACGACGGATGAAAACCTGAACAAATTTATCCAGCACGTTAAAATCGAGGACGAACGAGAGTTTATCCTGAACTGGAAAGAACTGGGCGTCCCCATCATCACCACTTCG CCCAGTTTCTTCTCCCGCAAACCAAACCGAAGAGATCGATCCCAAGATGAGACGTACAACCTTTCCAGATGGACTCCAGTCATCAAAGACGTGATGGAG GATGCTGTGGAGAACAAACTGGACTCCAGAGACTGGCCGCACCAGTCAGAGTGTCCCGCTGCCTGGAACGGCTCCGGCGCCGTCAG CGCCCGCCAGAGGAATAAAACCAGCACCCAGGATGATCGCCGCACTGGTTCACGCCTCATCATCTTTGTTATTGGGGGCATCACTTACTCTGAGATGCGCTGCGCTTACGAGGTCACCCAGGCGGTGAAATCCTGTGAGGTCATCCTGG GCTCTTCTCATATCTTGACCCCCATCAGTTTGCTGGAAGACATCAAAGCCCTGAGCAAAGGTCCAATGGAAACCTTTACAATAGAGGAAAGGAGCAACGCCTGA
- the ankmy1 gene encoding ankyrin repeat and MYND domain-containing protein 1 isoform X1 has product MAEISGEAVPDTEGEGSSSGGSRVVVFGEERREGFGVQEWPDGSKYEGEFLDDFKHGKGRYSWKNGEFYEGFFYKDLKHGDGEYCWPSGHKFIGKFYLNRKEGYGHLKYPGGAIFQGLYHSDHRFGPGVFSYPDGNQDVGLWIGQRLLKLCSSLEEGFSLLNFPDYAAFMQSSDRDHFFIKSDVDEDLLSDESFIYPPGIERYSTDGDHLPLPPGRKRELDRVFHGEKWEPEAHPYQGYKRDPLSAFPVHIRMKANIREHRLQTETVGWNVTDLLSLKGDSFGPKGPLEVSSELLIQHSFRGELRAVSQILQKGAVYPDVADARGQTALIAATVNSHNDVIHLLLDSGADIDKMNDERMSALAVCHVLYYPFDSLLSTLIKPPTDTPVSMSPPGETSSPINQADIPSKLTDLNIESQITDMNQNQNQNMTDQSSLSQLTEQAPEEPPVHISHYQNGEIPADSEQLEEEEWKETGTDEGYDATDKSGDEQSVREAAESELEKLKDELNRDVENLIDSENREITVEDLGEHISLGSGQEVPVEGEDHDLTRNQILDSSCSIRSSDIAESEEMLQQSAELLTLARRPPQCDLQEIIRKMTVEEIEPRVRLTTLMLLLDRGADPNCCRVPLPILFLPIMAGDTEVVHKLLMCGARTDICLPMHIKGFYPLHVAAALHGSEGAQITEMLLHAVTEPDSRACDQEEIYQPDLAFMGDKDWVDVLEDLHLTDGGRTALHIACQRDEDYSNACKVVELLLSHGARTDLLWSGHSPLSLAIASGNDAAVEEILKAGADPNLPLGWRVGSALCALVNFNYRSGGNRIKMFDMLAKAGANILMQVPVGEVEGTAIDFANFSFQLDVRFAHTPFYALNMQERDLLKKWRQLLALMANLLRESALTQRNLQLTAPEDETPSKRIAQGKASPKPMKPPLFRFCYHCGRSAFVKLMICGRCQRVYFCSKTCKMKAWDESHKEQCLQMAANLDAHQKRSSCRPRISRIVTIKRYKPEPPKPLTKAEQAMADQIFLKENYSLN; this is encoded by the exons ATGGCAGAAATCAGCGGTGAAGCTGTTCCAGACACAGAGGGGGAAGGCAGCAGTAGCGGCGGCAGTAGAGTCGTCGTCTTCGGCGAAGAGAGGCGAGAAGGCTTCGGTGTTCAGGAGTGGCCCGACGGGTCCAAATATGAGGGCGAATTTTTAGACGATTTCAAACATGGAAAAGGGCGCTACAGCTGGAAAAACGGCGAG TTCTATGAGGGGTTTTTCTACAAGGACCTCAAACATGGCGATGGGGAGTACTGCTGGCCCTCTGGCCACAAGTTCATTGGCAAGTTCTACCTAAACAGAAAGGAGGGATATGGACATTTAAAGTACCCAGGTGGAGCCATCTTTCAG GGTTTGTACCACAGTGACCACAGGTTTGGTCCCGGTGTTTTCTCTTATCCAGATGGGAACCAGGATGTGGGCCTGTGGATCGGGCAGCGCCTGCTAAAACTCTGCTCCTCTTTAGAAGAAGGCTTTAGTCTGCTCAATTTTCCAGATTATGCTGCATTCATGCAGTCCTCTGATCGTGACCATTTTTTCATTAAG TCAGACGTAGACGAAGATCTGCTGTCAGACGAAAGCTTCATCTATCCACCCGGCATCGAGAGGTACTCTACAGATGGCGACCACTTGCCACTTCCTCCTGGCAGGAAAAGAGAGTTGGATCGAGTTTTTCACGGTGAAAAGTGGGAGCCAGAAGCTCATCCATACCAGGGGTACAAAAGGGATCCGCTCTCTGCGTTCCCTGTACACATCCGCATGAAGGCTAACATACGCGAACACAG GCTGCAGACTGAAACTGTCGGCTGGAACGTCACAGACCTCCTCTCTCTGAAGGGGGACAGCTTTGGGCCCAAAGGGCCTCTGGAGGTCAGCTCAGAGCTGCTGATTCAGCACAGCTTCAGAGGGGAGCTGCGTGCCGTGTCACAGATCCTCCAAAAAGGCGCCGTCTACCCGGATGTAGCCGACGCACGGGGACAAACCGCGCTCATCGCTGCAACC GTAAACTCCCATAATGATGTGATCCATCTGTTGCTGGATAGCGGTGCTGATATTGACAAGATGAACGACGAAAGAATGAGCGCCCTGGCTGTGTGCCACGTCCTCTACTATCCCTTTGACTCTCTGCTGTCCACTCTGATCAAGCCGCCCACTGACACTCCA GTATCGATGTCTCCGCCTGGTGAGACCAGTTCTCCGATCAACCAGGCTGACATCCCATCAAAATTGACGGACCTGAACATCGAATCACAGATTACTGACatgaatcagaaccagaaccagaatatGACGGACCAAAGCAGCTTAAGCCAGCTCACTGAGCA GGCACCTGAAGAGCCGCCTGTACACATCTCACATTACCAAAATGGCGAAATCCCTGCAGACTCTGAGCAACttgaggaggaggagtggaAGGAGACGGGAACAGATGAAGGCTACGATGCCACAGACAAATCTGGAGACGAGCAGAGTGTTAGAGAGGCTGCGGAAAGTGAGTTAGAGAAGCTAAAGGATGAGCTCAACAGAGATGTGGAGAATTTAATCGATagtgaaaacagagaaatcaccGTTGAAGATTTGGGTGAACACATTTCTCTGGGGAGTGGGCAGGAAGTCCCAGTCGAG GGCGAAGACCACGATCTGACCCGGAATCAGATCCTTGACTCCTCCTGTTCCATCCGCAGCAGCGACATCGCTGAGTCAGAAGAGATGCTGCAGCAGTCAGCTGAGCTGCTGACCTTGGCTAGGCGACCCCCGCAGTGTGACTTACAGGAGATTATACGCAAAATGACTGTCGAGGAAATTGA GCCCCGTGTTCGTTTAACAACCCTGATGCTGTTACTGGATCGTGGAGCCGACCCCAACTGCTGCAGGGTCCCTCTGCCCATCCTGTTTTTGCCCATCATGGCGGGCGACACTGAGGTCGTCCATAAATTGCTCATGTGTGGAGCTCGTACTGATATTTGCCTTCCAATGCAT ATTAAAGGGTTTTATCCCCTCCACGTTGCTGCAGCGTTGCACGGTTCTGAAGGTGCACAAATTACCGAAATGCTTTTGCACGCTGTCACCGAACCTGACTCTCGGGCATGTGACCAGGAAGAGATCTACCAACCGGATCTG gCCTTCATGGGGGATAAAGATTGGGTGGACGTGCTTGAGGACCTGCATCTGACAGATGGGGGCCGAACTGCCCTGCACATAGCCTGCCAGAGAGACGAGGACTACTCG aatGCCTGTAAAGTGGTGGAGCTCCTGCTTTCCCACGGAGCCAGGACCGACCTCCTCTGGAGCGGACACTCTCCCCTCTCCTTGGCCATAGCGAGCGGCAATGACGCG GCAGTGGAGGAGATCTTAAAGGCAGGCGCAGATCCTAACTTACCTCTGGGCTGGAGGGTGGGCAGTGCTCTCTGCGCCCTCGTCAACTTCAACTACCGCTCAGGTGGCAACAGAATCAAAATG TTTGACATGTTAGCCAAGGCTGGTGCTAATATCCTGATGCAAGTTCCAGTGGGCGAAGTGGAGGGAACCGCTATCGACTTTGCAAACTTCTCCTTCCAGCTG GACGTACGTTTTGCTCACACTCCATTCTACGCCTTGAACATGCAGGAGAGGGATCTATTAAAGAAATGGCGCCAACTTCTTGCACTAATGGCGAATCTGTTGAGGGAGAGTGCTCTGACGCAGAGGAACCTTCAACTGACTG CTCCAGAGGACGAGACCCCAAGCAAGCGTATCGCTCAAGGAAAAGCATCACCCAAACCTATGAA GCCGCCATTGTTTAGGTTCTGCTATCACTGCGGCCGCTCTGCGTTTGTGAAGCTGATGATTTGTGGCCGTTGCCAGAGGGTGTACTTCTGCTCCAAGACCTGCAAAATGAAAGCCTGGGATGAAAGTCACAAGGAGCAGTGTCTCCAGATGGCAG CCAATCTCGATGCCCATCAGAAGAGAAGTTCTTGTAGACCCCGCATATCGAGAATCGTAACTATCAAAAGATACAAGCCGGAACCGCCCAAACCGCTCACCAAGGCGGAGCAGGCCATGGCGGACCAGATCTTCCTGAAGGAAAACTACAGTCTCAACTGA